The nucleotide sequence GCGCCGTCGGTGCGCCAGGAAATCGAGATCATGAACGAGCTCTCCCCCGAATACCGGGATGAAGCAAACGTCCAGCTGGACACCCTGAACAAGACGATCGACCCCATCGTGAACTATCTGGTCTACGGCATTGCCGGCGTGCTGATCATCTCCATCGTCCTGCCCATGTACGCCATCTACCCGGCCCTCATGGACATGGGATAGGAACCGCGGGAGCAGGCCTGCAGCGCACGCCGCGGACCTGCTCCCGCCCGGTGGTCCCGCCTGTCATCGGGGATCTACGCATGTCCCCTGCCGGGTCCGGCCCACCAAGGCGGCCGGCAACGAAGGGGAGACCGTGTCCGTACAGACCGCAGACGTCCAGGAAACCGCCGCGGCAGCGGACAGCAGCCACGGGAAGGAAGAGGGGCTCCGGTCTCTTACAGGCAGGGACTGGCTGGTCTCGACCGCATGGGGCATCTTCTCCGGTCTTGCCGCCGGCGCAGCCTCCGTAGTGTTCCTGCCCGTTGAGGATCTCGCTCTCATGGTCCTGCTGGGAGCCGGCCTCGGCGTCCTGGGCTACCTGGACCATGTCACCCAGCTGATCCGGAACAGGCACAACCTCATCTTCGGCGCCATCACGGCCGTCCTGCTGCTGGCCACCCAGACCTTCATGGATGAGCAGATCCTTCTGCCCGCCCTGGTCTGCGCCGCACTGACCTTCGGGTTCTTCCTGGTCCTGACCATGCTCACCGGATACGCCGGCGGCGGGGACATCAAGCTCTCCCCCATTCCTGCAGCCCTGCTTGGCGCTGTCTCCCCGATCGCCGCAATGCTCTGGCTCCTGTTCACCTTCGTCTTCTGCGTCGGCGGCACCATCTACTTCCGGGTCACGGACCCGAACCGCCGGCACACCGCAATGGGCCCCTACATGGCCGCAGCCGCGGTGCTGACCATCGTCGTCTACGGCATCCTCGCGGCCCAGCTGGGGATCTAGGGGCTCAGCCGCACACAGGTGACCTGTATGCCCGGAAAACCGCGATCAGCCAGGAGACCCATTTTGCAACGCCCGCTCGTGCCCGAGCTCAGGAAGAGTTCCGGCGCCTTTGACCTTCCATCCATCATCACGGGGGTGGTCGTTGTCGGGATCCTGGCCGCCGGCGTCCTCGCAGCCATCTTCGGCGTCATCCCCTTCGCCCAGGACCGCGGAGCCAAACAGGACCTCTCCTCCATCCGCACGGCCGAAGGCGTAGCCAAAGCCAAGGACAACCGGTTCATGGACCACGCCGGACTGCTCGACACCGGATACCTGCAGCCCTCCAGCACCGAGAAGACCACTGTCAAAGCAGATACCAAGGGCACCTGTTACGTCGGTCTGGCCAAATCCGGCACCGGAAAGATCTTCTACTCCACCGACGCCAGAACCGACCCCGAGGTGCTCGAAGCCGATACCGACACCGGATGCCTCACCCCGGAGGAACTGGCTGAACTGATCGAAGAAGTCGGGGGCATCGAAGATGGCACACCCGAGGGTGCCCCGAAGAAGCTGAAGCTCACCGCCGTTTCCGCCCTCGAAGCCAAAGCCACCTGGAACCCGGTCAAGGGCGCCACCGGGTACAAGATCGAATACCAGGCCAACAACGGGGCATGGACAACCCGCCTGGAGAGCACCACCGAAACCACGGTGAGCATCTACGCCCAGCCGAAAGACACCGTTACCGTACGCGTCTACACCCTGAAGGGTGAAGGCATGTCAGAACCTTCAACGGCGACCGTCCGGCTTCCCGACTCCGCCTTCACCAACCCCGGCTTCGAAAGCGGCCTTCTGGGGTGGACGAAGGTATCTGCAGTGCTCACCAACACCACCTACAAGCATGCGGGGGGTATGAGTGCCGACATCCAATTCAGCTCTCATGCGGTGGAGCAGGTGGTGACGGTTCCCGTAGAGTCTCCGGTGCTGACCTTCTGGACCCGGAATGCTGTCCCGAAGGTCCTGGTCAACAACGTGGACGTGGCGACCGCAGTGACAGCGCCGGCAGCGGAGAACGGGTTCACCCAGCGCTCGGCTGACCTGTCGGCCTACGCCGGCAAGACGGTCACCGTGCGCTTCGCCGGCAGTTCCAGCGAAGTCTCCTACCTGGATGACGTGGCGTTCCAGGGCCCGATGGCACCCACTGCCCCGCGGTCGGTGACGGCACTGTCGAAGTCGGGTACGGCGACGGTGTCCTGGGTCCGGCCGGTGTTTACCGGCGGGGGCATCCCGGTCACTTCCTACACTGCTACAGCCTGGACGGGCGGGAGCCAGGCGGCATCGGTGAAGGTTGACGGGGACCAGCTGACGGCGGTGTTCACAGGTCTGGAAGCAGGAGCCAATTACACGCTCAGGGTGAGGGCCACGAATCAGGTCGGCACGTCCCCGGACTCGACCACATTCGGGCCGGTGGCATTGAACACCGGGGCGTTCGCCAACCCCGGGTTCGAAAATGACCTGTTGGGGTGGACGATAAGCAACACATACCTCAGCACCAGCAACAAGCACGCGGGGAGCAGGAGTGCCGCCCTGAACAACTTTGCTTATTGGGTGGAGCAGGTGGTGACGGTGCCTGCAGAGACTCCGGTGCTGACCTTCTGGGCCCAACAAAACCGTAACCCGAAGGTACAGGTCAACAACGTGGACGTGGCGACCGCAGTGACCGCGCCGGCAGCGGAGAACGGGTTCACCCAGCGCTCGGCTGACCTGTCGGCCTACGCCGGCAAGACCGTCACCGTGCGATTCACCGGCAGTACCGGCGTCGGCGAAACTTATCTGGATGATGTGACGTTCAAATAAGGGCAACAGCATCCGGGCTCGACTCCTTCAACCAGGAGTGCATGAATCAGGTCTGATAAGACAAAAAGCGGCGGTGTCCTTTACCGGGCACTGCCGCTTTTTGTAATCTGCCTCACATTTGAAAAGTTTTTCTCGTTTTTTGCGCGGCGGCGCACTTCTGTATGTGAGCCCGAAAGAAAAAGCCCTCCGAGGACTGTCTCAGGAGGAGCCGGCTCATCTCCTTTACAGAAATGGAATTACGTTGAGCTCTGCTTTCTCCATGGCCACTGCCTCCAAGGCTTCGGCTAATGCACGCATGTCCGACGCTTTCAAGAGCGAATCCGGCGCGTTCGACCTTCCGTCCATCCTTGTTGGCGTTGTCGTAGTCGGCATCCTGACCGCCGGCGTCATGGCTTCCATCTTCGGCGTCATTCCCTTCGCCCAGGACAAGGGTGCTCAGCAGGACCTGAACTCGGTTGTGACGGCCCAGGGCGTTTACCTGGCCGCTTCCACCGAGCAGTACGGCGAAAAGGTCAACACCTACGCCGAAAACCTCGGCGAGCTGGCCGAGCCGGGCGTCGACCTGATCGGCGACAAGGTTGCTGCTGACGGCGACATCAAGATGGCCGGCAAGGTCGGTGACTTCGTTGCCGTCACCGAGTCCGGTTCGGGCAAGTTCTACAAGGTCACTGGCACCGACAACACCCCGACGGTCGTTGAAGCTGACGACCTCGAGGCTGCTTTCGAAGCTGCCAAGACCGCTGCCGGCATCACCGAAGCTCCGGCAGCCACCCCGGAAGCATAGTCAACCCCGCCTTACTGATGGGCCGTCCGGTTTTCTCCGGGCGGCCCATCGCCGCGTCACCCCCATCTGATCCCCTCGAACGGAGTTTATGAAGAAGCTGTCGGCTGTTCTTCGATCCGAGCGGGGGGATCTTCTTGTCGGCGCCCTCGTGAGCCTCATCGTCGTGGGCATCGTCATGGGTGCCAGCGCGTCCTTCCTTGTCGTTGCCGGGAAGGCCTCCATCACCAACAGCCAGAGCACCTCCCGGACGATCCTGCTCAACAGCACCCTGTCCGATGTACTCCCCCGCGCAGCCGACTACACCTCATCTCCTTCCCAGCTGGTTACCGGCAACGGCGTGACGGTGAGCATTTGGCGCGAGGAGGGCGGAGCCGGCAGCGGTACCGACATGCTTCATGCCTCTGCGCCGCGGAGCGACCGTGAGGACCTGAGTTGCGCTGGGCCGTCCTCCAGCCCCGAGAACTGCGTCACAGCCCAGGTACCCGTCCGGAATGATTCCGCCGCCGCAGCACCCTCCTACGCCCGACTGGACCTGCTTCCCGGAACCGACGGCGCCAAGTACCGGGTAAACGTCCCGGAGGGCACTACGGAACTGCAGTACGTCTTCAAAGCCACCGCCGGCGAAGACCCTTCGACCCTCACGTTCACGGCCGGCGACAAGAAAACCACGGTGGACATCCCCGAGGACGGATCCGGCTATTACTACGGACGCCTCCTCGTTGAACCGGAATCCACCATCACCGTGAAGACCAAGGGCCCGGCCGCGTACGAGTCCGGAACCTTCACCGTCTACGAGGTGCCCGATGCCAGGTAACCGCTTCCGCTCCCCCGCCCGGATTCTCAGGAGCGAGGACGGCAACATCCCCGCCTCTGTCGTCTACGTCATCTTCACGACCCTTTTCCTGAGCATCATCGTCACCTCCCTGCTGGCCTCCATGGGCGCCGCAACGAAGACCAGGAACGACGTCGAAGCCACCCGGGCCGTATCCGCCGTCGCCGGCGCCTACCTCGACCGGGCCGCAGCCGGAGATGTCCCGGCCGACGGGCAGCTGTGCACCGGCACGATCTGCGCAGACGTCACCGCAGGCACAAACGCCGCAGGGGCACGCACGGTCACCGTCAAAGCCGCAGCCGGCGAAAGCACCCGGGCCCGGACACTGGACGTCCCCGCACAGCAGGGCACCATGATCACCGGATTCGACGACGGCCGCCCTGTCTGGGGTCAGCGCCCCGTTGAAGGTGCCGCCCCGGAACCGTCCGAAACCGACAAGCAGGAGAATCCGTGAAAGTCAGCCCGGCAGAAGCCCTGAAGGGTGAACGCGGAAACTTCATGATGCAGGCCCTGGCCGGATCCATCGTGTCCCTGCTGTCCATCGGCGCCATTGCCGGAGGCATCGCAGGGATCTCCCAGTTCCAGGTCAAGCAGCAGCTGCGCGCCGAAGTGACCAACCAGGCGTCCCTCACCGACTCCACCTTCCGCGGCGACGTCCTCTGGGCGGCCGGCATCAAGGCCGCCGATGAGCATCACGTCGAATTCACCGTGCCGGGCCCCTCCGGCGGATGCGAAATCTCCTCCTGGGCCATCGAGCCTGAAGGTGACAGGACCCGTGTCCGGGTCACCACCGTGTCGTATCCGGAAACGGACACCTCAACCGGCCAGGCGAAGTGTGCCGGGGAACCCTCCCACGCCTCCGCTGCGGACCTGATAGATGACGCTGCGCCCGAGAGCTCGTTCACGTACTCCAACGCCGCAGGACGGGCCCTGAGCTTCAATGACGGCACCCCGGAGGCTGACGCCGACACCGAAAAACCGGCAAACGTGGACGCGGGGGCATGGAAGTCCGTTTCGCCGGCCGCCGTGGCCCTGGATACAGCCGTGAAGTCCTCCAGCAAGATGAAGACCCCCTTCCGCTTCGCCCAGACCGCAGACAACCTGCACAGCTCCGAGGCGACACCGGATGCACCGGTCCACTTCGTACCCGACGGCGACCTGCGCTAGAGCCTGCTCCGTCCGAAACCGTAGTGAAAGTCTGGCAGGATGCTCATTGGCAACCGGTGGACGCCGGATGACGTTACTTCGTCCTGCCGACAATGACGTTTCCTATGGGGGAGATTTTGAAGAAGACTGTTACCGCCGCGTTTGTGGCACTGCTGGCACTGACTGCTACCGGCTGCGGCCAGGATGAGAAGGAAGCTGCCGCTGCCCCGGCGGCAACCCAGGAGGCAGCGGCCGACGAGAATTCGTTCGCTTCTTTCATGCAGGGCACCTGGCTTTGCGAGGGCGAGACTGAATTCGTCCGGGCCCACCTGCCTTTCCCCGGCATGAGCGTTGGTTCTTACAGGCTGGACGAGGGGAAATTCATCGTCGGCGACGGGACAATGCAGTTCATTGTTGACGACGGCGCACTGACGGTCGACGCCGACTGGGAACTTGAAGGACGGACGCTGACCGTCACCACCGACTACGGCACTCAGGTTATCGAGAACATGCCCGAGACATTCGAGTACGCTCTGGAGCCGGTCGACACCACGTTCGTGGGAGCAGACGGGAAGGAAGATAAGACCATCCGGATCCAGGCCCTGGGCGAGCGGCAGATCTCCATCAAGAACGAATACGCGTCTCACTGCACGAAGTCCTAGCCCTGGCGGCCAACAAAAAGCACCCCGGCACTGCATTGCGCAGACCGGGGTGCTTTTTGTTGGGGTTAGCCTTCGGTGGCGAAAACCTCTGCCAGGCCGAGGGACTCGACGCTGTCCAGGAAGGTTGTTTCCGTGTACGGGTCCATCCACAGGATGTTGCCGGCAGGCCGCGGCGTTGTCGTGTACGGGGCGTAACCGGAGGCAACCAGCACCAACGGGAAGGTCCTGTCCCAGGAGGCGATCTCGTCGATCTTCTCGGAGCGGTCCGTGAAGATGGTCGTCAGCGTGTCCTCGTCCTCCACGGACGGGTCGAAGATCCCGGCGTTGGCTGCATCGGCGGCGACAACCTGCTGGTGCATGTTCGCCAGGGCAACAGATGCCTTGTAGCGCAGCCACATGGCTGTGTCGTCACCTTCGGAGTCCTCGGGCAGCTCGTCGTATCCCTCAACAAGCTGGGCGACGAGTTCGGTGCGGGTGTCGGCGAAGATGGCTGCGCTCTGGGTTGCCATCGAGAAGGGGAACGGCGTGCCGTCTTCACGGACGGGCAGCTGGGACGGGAAATCGCCTTCAATAACAATGTGGGCCATGGTGTTCAAACTCCTAAAGTTGGTTTTCGTCTATTAGCTTCTATGCGGCCAAAGCCGTGATGGGTGACAGGTTTATTGCCTGGTCTATCCGGCGGGCCAGATCTTCGAGGCTTCCGTCGTTGGCCACGGTGGCCGCAATGAACCGCGGGTCGAGTCCCTTTTCGGAGGAATGGCCGTTGACCGGGCCGACTCCGGGGCGGGTGATCTCGATGATGCGGCCGCCGTTCCCGACAACCCATTCCGCTTCGGATGCGAACCGGACATCGGTCATGACGACGTCGGTGACACCTGCAGCGTGGATCTTCTGCTCTACCTTGACCACCCAGACGT is from Arthrobacter sp. zg-Y1110 and encodes:
- a CDS encoding prepilin peptidase, yielding MSVQTADVQETAAAADSSHGKEEGLRSLTGRDWLVSTAWGIFSGLAAGAASVVFLPVEDLALMVLLGAGLGVLGYLDHVTQLIRNRHNLIFGAITAVLLLATQTFMDEQILLPALVCAALTFGFFLVLTMLTGYAGGGDIKLSPIPAALLGAVSPIAAMLWLLFTFVFCVGGTIYFRVTDPNRRHTAMGPYMAAAAVLTIVVYGILAAQLGI
- a CDS encoding fibronectin type III domain-containing protein; the encoded protein is MPELRKSSGAFDLPSIITGVVVVGILAAGVLAAIFGVIPFAQDRGAKQDLSSIRTAEGVAKAKDNRFMDHAGLLDTGYLQPSSTEKTTVKADTKGTCYVGLAKSGTGKIFYSTDARTDPEVLEADTDTGCLTPEELAELIEEVGGIEDGTPEGAPKKLKLTAVSALEAKATWNPVKGATGYKIEYQANNGAWTTRLESTTETTVSIYAQPKDTVTVRVYTLKGEGMSEPSTATVRLPDSAFTNPGFESGLLGWTKVSAVLTNTTYKHAGGMSADIQFSSHAVEQVVTVPVESPVLTFWTRNAVPKVLVNNVDVATAVTAPAAENGFTQRSADLSAYAGKTVTVRFAGSSSEVSYLDDVAFQGPMAPTAPRSVTALSKSGTATVSWVRPVFTGGGIPVTSYTATAWTGGSQAASVKVDGDQLTAVFTGLEAGANYTLRVRATNQVGTSPDSTTFGPVALNTGAFANPGFENDLLGWTISNTYLSTSNKHAGSRSAALNNFAYWVEQVVTVPAETPVLTFWAQQNRNPKVQVNNVDVATAVTAPAAENGFTQRSADLSAYAGKTVTVRFTGSTGVGETYLDDVTFK